A window of the Streptomyces sp. NBC_00250 genome harbors these coding sequences:
- a CDS encoding aminoglycoside phosphotransferase family protein, producing the protein MAATPMQPGELDIDTALVERLVAAQFPEWAGLPLRAVASAGTDNAMFRLGDDLVVRLPRVPYAARQVEREQRWLPLLGPHLPLDVPVPVGRAGESAEFPLPWSVYRWLDGDDTHNVPLADLAHAAAELGRFGAALRSLDASEGPAASRGGPVTAWEEGNLPRAIRDLGAEGLVDAELATASWEAVLRLPQWDGAPVWIHGDLLPGNLLGREGRLSAVIDFGGVGAGDPACDMMPAWTLFTADTRPLFREAARVDDATWARGRGWALAWGLVTEHYYRETNPVLASIAHRTRTEALAEYAAPVTS; encoded by the coding sequence ATGGCAGCCACCCCGATGCAACCCGGCGAACTCGACATCGACACCGCGCTCGTCGAGCGGCTCGTCGCCGCACAGTTCCCCGAGTGGGCGGGACTTCCGCTACGGGCCGTGGCCTCGGCCGGTACGGACAACGCGATGTTCCGCCTCGGCGACGACCTCGTCGTACGGCTGCCCCGCGTCCCGTACGCGGCCCGCCAGGTCGAGAGGGAACAGCGCTGGCTGCCCCTGCTCGGCCCGCACCTGCCGCTGGACGTCCCCGTCCCGGTGGGGCGGGCAGGGGAGAGCGCGGAGTTCCCGCTGCCCTGGTCGGTCTACCGCTGGCTCGACGGGGACGACACGCACAACGTCCCGCTGGCCGATCTCGCCCACGCGGCCGCCGAGTTGGGCCGCTTCGGTGCCGCCCTGCGCTCCCTCGACGCGAGCGAAGGACCCGCCGCGTCCCGGGGCGGCCCGGTCACCGCGTGGGAGGAAGGCAACCTGCCGCGCGCGATCCGTGACCTCGGCGCCGAAGGCCTCGTCGACGCCGAGCTCGCGACCGCCTCCTGGGAGGCGGTCCTGCGGCTCCCGCAGTGGGACGGCGCACCCGTCTGGATCCACGGCGACCTGCTGCCCGGCAACCTGCTCGGCCGCGAGGGCAGGCTGAGCGCCGTCATCGACTTCGGCGGCGTCGGTGCGGGCGACCCGGCCTGCGACATGATGCCCGCCTGGACCCTGTTCACCGCCGACACCCGCCCGCTCTTCCGCGAGGCGGCCCGCGTCGACGACGCGACCTGGGCGCGCGGCCGGGGCTGGGCCCTGGCCTGGGGCCTGGTGACCGAGCACTACTACCGCGAGACGAACCCGGTGCTCGCGTCCATCGCCCACCGCACCCGCACCGAGGCCCTGGCGGAGTACGCGGCGCCCGTCACCTCCTAG
- a CDS encoding helicase C-terminal domain-containing protein, producing MGIGELDREAHVPEVTGAAAAPRTLAEALRARGDEGLAALLRARPDLVSPVPNDLTQLATRAGTRGSVVRALERLDRFALQTAEALAVAPDPAPYPVLLELLTGDEGDAEIEAALPGAVALLREQALVWGDDERLRLVRTARELLAPSAQHPSPTGLGPTVAEATSGMSPGRVQEIIAAAGLPGTHDPVSAVAVLTELFTDRDRMGSLLDTASPDALSVLDRLVWGPPYGEVTAKPAAPVQWLRDRGLLLPVSPRTMVLPREVALHLRGGRAHRAPEPLAPEPLVQREYRPQVVDSAAAGQAQLALATVEELLKSWDRGGPQVLRAGGLSVRDLKRTAAVLDVSEETTAFWLELCYGAGLLASDGEADERYAPTPAYDDWLDLPPAERWALLVTPWLSATRTSGLVGGQDTKGRTLSVLGPDLDRSPAPEVRHRVLGLLATLPPGSAAEPESLFARLRWERPLRGAASSEERGDLRSRLARWTLAEAELLGLTGRGALSGPARALLNLPLAEAASAGELGGGVELSVAAGRAATLLAPLLPEAVDHVLLQADLTVVAPGPLRRPLADALAVLADVESKGGATVYRFTPGSVRRALDSGQTATDLHEFLKAHSRTPVPQPLAYLIDDVARRHGHLRVGAASAYVRCDDDTVLGEILADRRSSSLGLRRLAPTVLAAQTDPASLLDGLRSMGYAPAAESTTGDVLITRADAYRTPARTAPVPVPDGPPAPDTTLLGAAVKAIRAGDRAATAVRKEPAAPTAAGALPRTSAAETLATVQAAAMTGSAVWIGYVNAEGAASQRVIAPVRVEGGFVTGYDHTADEVRTYPLHRITGVAELADDQV from the coding sequence ATGGGGATCGGTGAGCTCGACCGGGAGGCGCACGTGCCCGAGGTAACTGGCGCCGCCGCGGCGCCCCGCACACTCGCGGAGGCGCTGCGCGCACGGGGCGACGAGGGGCTCGCCGCGCTGCTGCGGGCACGGCCCGACCTGGTGAGTCCCGTGCCGAACGATCTGACGCAGCTGGCGACGCGCGCCGGGACGCGGGGTTCGGTGGTGCGGGCCCTGGAGCGGCTCGACCGGTTCGCCCTCCAGACGGCCGAAGCGCTGGCGGTGGCTCCGGACCCGGCCCCGTACCCCGTGCTCCTGGAGCTGCTCACCGGCGACGAGGGTGATGCGGAGATCGAGGCGGCGCTGCCGGGTGCGGTGGCGCTGCTGCGCGAGCAGGCGCTGGTGTGGGGCGATGACGAGCGGCTGAGGCTCGTACGGACGGCGCGGGAGCTGCTGGCCCCGTCGGCGCAGCATCCGTCGCCGACGGGGCTCGGGCCGACGGTGGCCGAGGCGACGTCGGGGATGTCGCCGGGCCGGGTGCAGGAGATCATCGCGGCCGCCGGGCTGCCGGGGACGCATGATCCGGTGTCGGCGGTGGCGGTGCTGACGGAGCTTTTCACGGACCGGGACCGGATGGGTTCGCTGCTCGACACGGCGTCGCCGGACGCGCTGTCCGTCCTGGACCGGCTGGTGTGGGGTCCGCCGTACGGCGAGGTGACGGCGAAGCCGGCGGCTCCGGTGCAGTGGCTGCGCGACCGGGGGCTGCTGCTGCCGGTGTCGCCGCGGACGATGGTGCTGCCGCGTGAGGTGGCGCTGCACCTGCGGGGCGGGCGGGCGCACCGGGCGCCGGAGCCGCTGGCGCCGGAGCCGCTGGTGCAGCGCGAGTACCGCCCACAGGTTGTGGACAGTGCGGCGGCGGGGCAGGCACAGCTGGCGCTCGCGACGGTCGAGGAGCTGCTGAAGTCCTGGGACCGCGGCGGTCCGCAGGTTCTGCGGGCGGGCGGTCTGTCCGTGCGGGACCTCAAGCGGACGGCCGCGGTGCTCGACGTCTCGGAGGAGACGACGGCGTTCTGGCTGGAGCTCTGTTACGGGGCGGGGCTGCTCGCGTCGGACGGTGAGGCGGACGAGCGGTACGCGCCGACGCCGGCGTACGACGACTGGCTCGATCTGCCGCCGGCGGAGCGCTGGGCGCTGCTCGTCACGCCGTGGCTGTCGGCGACCCGTACGTCGGGTCTGGTCGGCGGCCAGGACACGAAGGGCCGGACGCTGTCGGTGCTCGGCCCGGATCTGGACCGGTCGCCCGCGCCGGAGGTCCGGCACCGGGTGCTCGGGCTGCTCGCGACGCTGCCGCCGGGGTCGGCGGCGGAGCCGGAGTCGCTGTTCGCGCGGCTGCGGTGGGAGCGTCCGCTGAGGGGAGCGGCGTCCTCGGAGGAGCGCGGCGACCTGCGGTCGCGCCTGGCCCGCTGGACGCTCGCGGAGGCGGAACTCCTCGGGCTGACCGGTCGGGGCGCCCTGTCGGGGCCGGCACGGGCCCTGCTCAACCTCCCGCTGGCGGAGGCCGCGTCCGCCGGAGAGCTGGGCGGGGGCGTCGAACTGTCGGTGGCGGCGGGAAGGGCGGCGACGCTGCTCGCCCCGCTCCTGCCGGAGGCCGTCGACCACGTCCTCCTCCAGGCGGACCTGACGGTGGTCGCGCCGGGGCCGCTGCGGCGCCCGCTGGCGGATGCCCTCGCGGTCCTCGCGGACGTGGAATCGAAGGGTGGGGCGACGGTCTACCGGTTCACGCCCGGGTCCGTACGGCGCGCGCTCGACTCCGGGCAGACCGCCACCGACCTGCACGAATTCCTCAAGGCGCACTCCCGGACGCCGGTCCCGCAGCCGCTCGCGTACCTCATCGACGACGTGGCGCGACGGCACGGCCATCTGCGGGTCGGGGCGGCGTCCGCGTACGTGCGCTGCGACGACGACACGGTCCTCGGCGAGATCCTGGCGGACCGGCGCTCCTCGTCCCTCGGCCTCCGAAGGCTCGCGCCGACGGTGCTCGCGGCGCAGACGGACCCGGCGTCGCTGCTCGACGGGCTGCGGTCGATGGGGTACGCGCCGGCGGCCGAGTCGACGACGGGCGACGTCCTGATCACCCGCGCGGACGCGTACCGCACGCCCGCGCGTACGGCCCCGGTGCCGGTACCGGACGGCCCGCCGGCCCCGGACACGACGCTGCTCGGCGCGGCGGTCAAGGCGATCCGGGCGGGCGACCGGGCGGCGACGGCGGTACGCAAGGAGCCGGCCGCCCCGACGGCGGCGGGCGCCCTCCCGCGCACGTCGGCGGCGGAGACCCTGGCGACGGTCCAGGCCGCGGCGATGACCGGCTCGGCGGTCTGGATCGGCTACGTCAACGCGGAGGGTGCGGCGAGCCAGCGGGTGATCGCCCCGGTCAGGGTGGAGGGCGGCTTCGTGACGGGCTACGACCACACGGCCGACGAGGTCCGCACGTACCCCCTGCACCGCATCACGGGCGTGGCGGAACTGGCGGACGACCAGGTGTAG
- a CDS encoding VOC family protein — translation MTRPGALHHVEVWVGDLAVAEASFGWLLGALGYEPFQRWEGGRSWALDSCYLVVEQSPARTSDRHDRLRPGLNHLAFHAGDRAAVDALVTEAPAHGWRLLFADRHPYAGGEGVYAAYLENADGFEVELVAATQKDTDER, via the coding sequence GTGACCCGCCCCGGGGCCCTGCATCACGTCGAGGTGTGGGTGGGCGATCTCGCCGTCGCCGAGGCCAGCTTCGGCTGGCTCCTCGGCGCCCTCGGGTACGAGCCCTTCCAGCGCTGGGAGGGCGGCCGCAGTTGGGCGCTCGACTCCTGCTACCTCGTCGTCGAGCAGTCCCCGGCCCGCACGTCGGACCGGCACGACCGGCTCCGGCCGGGCCTGAACCACCTGGCCTTCCACGCCGGCGACCGGGCCGCCGTCGACGCCCTCGTCACCGAGGCGCCGGCGCACGGCTGGCGGCTGCTGTTCGCCGACCGGCATCCGTACGCGGGAGGCGAGGGCGTCTACGCGGCCTACCTGGAGAACGCCGACGGGTTCGAGGTGGAGCTCGTCGCCGCCACGCAGAAAGACACCGACGAGCGATGA
- a CDS encoding DNA repair helicase XPB: protein MNGPLIVQSDKTLLLEVDHELADACRRAIAPFAELERAPEHIHTYRLTPLGLWNARAAGHDAEQVVDALVEYSRYPVPHALLVDIAETMARYGRLTLSKHPTHGLVLTSTDRPVLEEILRSRKVQPLVGERIDADTVVVHPSERGQIKQTLLKLGWPAEDLAGYVDGEAHRIDLAEDGWSLRPYQKQAVEGFWHGGSGVVVLPCGAGKTLVGAGAMAQAKATTLILVTNTVSARQWKHELVKRTSLTEDEIGEYSGTKKEIRPVTIATYQVLTTKRKGIYPHLELFDSRDWGLIVYDEVHLLPAPVFKFTADLQARRRLGLTATLVREDGRESDVFSLIGPKRFDAPWKEIEAQGYIAPADCVEVRVNLTDSERLAYATAEAEEKYRFCATTATKRKVTEALVKKFEGQQILVIGQYIDQLDELGEHLDAPVIKGETSNAQREKLFDAFRTGEISVLVVSKVANFSIDLPEATVAIQVSGTFGSRQEEAQRLGRVLRPKADGHQAHFYSVVARDTIDQDFAAHRQRFLAEQGYAYRIVDADELLAP, encoded by the coding sequence GTGAACGGACCTCTTATCGTCCAGAGTGACAAGACGCTGCTCCTGGAGGTCGACCACGAACTCGCCGACGCCTGTCGGCGGGCCATCGCGCCGTTCGCCGAGCTGGAGCGGGCGCCCGAGCACATCCACACGTACCGGCTGACGCCCCTCGGCCTGTGGAACGCGCGGGCCGCCGGGCACGACGCCGAGCAGGTCGTCGACGCGCTCGTCGAGTACTCGCGCTATCCCGTCCCGCACGCGCTGCTCGTCGACATCGCCGAGACCATGGCCCGCTACGGGCGCCTCACGCTGTCCAAGCATCCGACGCACGGGCTCGTGCTCACCAGCACCGACCGGCCCGTCCTTGAGGAGATCCTGCGGTCGCGGAAGGTGCAGCCGCTCGTCGGGGAGCGGATCGACGCCGACACCGTCGTCGTTCATCCCTCGGAGCGCGGGCAGATCAAGCAGACGCTGCTGAAGCTGGGGTGGCCCGCCGAGGACCTCGCCGGTTACGTCGACGGCGAGGCCCACCGGATCGACCTCGCCGAGGACGGCTGGTCCCTGCGGCCCTACCAGAAGCAGGCCGTCGAGGGCTTCTGGCACGGTGGGTCCGGGGTCGTCGTACTGCCCTGTGGTGCCGGAAAGACGCTGGTCGGGGCCGGTGCGATGGCTCAGGCCAAGGCGACCACGCTGATCCTCGTGACCAACACCGTGTCCGCCCGCCAGTGGAAGCACGAGCTGGTGAAGCGGACCTCGCTCACCGAGGACGAGATCGGCGAGTACAGCGGTACGAAGAAGGAGATCCGGCCGGTCACCATCGCCACGTACCAGGTGCTCACCACCAAGCGGAAGGGCATCTATCCGCACCTTGAGCTGTTCGACTCCCGGGACTGGGGACTCATCGTCTACGACGAGGTGCACCTGCTGCCCGCGCCCGTCTTCAAGTTCACCGCCGACCTGCAGGCCCGGCGGCGGCTCGGGCTCACCGCCACCCTCGTGCGGGAGGACGGACGCGAGTCCGACGTCTTCTCGCTCATCGGGCCCAAGCGGTTCGACGCGCCCTGGAAGGAGATCGAGGCGCAGGGCTACATCGCGCCCGCCGACTGCGTCGAGGTCCGCGTGAACCTGACCGACTCCGAGCGGCTCGCCTACGCCACCGCCGAGGCCGAGGAGAAGTACCGCTTCTGCGCCACGACCGCGACGAAGCGGAAGGTCACCGAGGCGCTGGTGAAGAAGTTCGAGGGGCAGCAGATCCTCGTCATCGGGCAGTACATCGACCAGCTCGACGAACTCGGCGAGCACCTCGACGCCCCCGTCATCAAGGGCGAGACCTCGAACGCCCAGCGCGAGAAGCTCTTCGACGCCTTCCGTACCGGCGAGATCAGCGTGCTCGTCGTGTCGAAGGTCGCGAACTTCTCCATCGACCTGCCCGAGGCGACCGTCGCCATCCAGGTGTCCGGCACCTTCGGGTCGCGCCAGGAGGAGGCTCAGCGCCTCGGCCGGGTGCTCCGGCCGAAGGCCGACGGCCACCAGGCCCACTTCTACTCGGTGGTCGCCCGCGACACCATCGACCAGGACTTCGCCGCCCACCGGCAGCGGTTCCTCGCCGAGCAGGGGTACGCCTACCGGATCGTCGACGCCGATGAGCTGCTCGCGCCGTAG
- a CDS encoding ABC transporter ATP-binding protein — translation MSRLTARELTLAYEDRTVVHELDLAIPDGKVTVIVGPNACGKSTTLRALGRLLKPAGGAVLLDGEELAKLPTKRIARSIGLLPQTPVAPEAITVADLVSRGRQPHQAWWKQWSEEDERAVVEAMDRTDVAALADRSVDELSGGQRQRVWIAMALAQETDLLLLDEPTTYLDISHQVEVLDLVRRLNRLRGRTVVLVLHDLNQAARYADHLIAMKAGRVVAEGPPGEIVTEELVRDVFGLASVVVPDPVTGSPLVVPGAPWHADDTETAVDAEISAG, via the coding sequence GTGAGCAGGCTGACCGCGCGCGAGCTGACGCTCGCCTACGAGGACCGCACCGTCGTCCACGAGCTGGACCTGGCGATCCCCGACGGCAAGGTGACCGTGATCGTCGGCCCCAACGCCTGCGGCAAATCCACCACCCTGCGGGCGCTCGGCCGGCTCCTCAAGCCGGCGGGCGGCGCGGTCCTCCTCGACGGGGAGGAGCTGGCGAAGCTCCCCACGAAGCGGATCGCCCGGTCGATCGGACTGCTTCCGCAGACCCCCGTCGCGCCGGAGGCGATCACCGTCGCCGACCTCGTCTCGCGGGGCCGTCAGCCCCACCAGGCCTGGTGGAAGCAGTGGTCGGAGGAGGACGAGCGGGCCGTCGTCGAGGCCATGGACCGCACGGACGTCGCCGCGCTCGCCGACCGCTCCGTCGACGAGCTGTCGGGCGGGCAGCGGCAGCGGGTGTGGATCGCGATGGCCCTCGCCCAGGAGACGGACCTGCTGCTCCTCGACGAGCCCACCACCTACCTGGACATCTCCCACCAGGTGGAGGTCCTCGACCTGGTCCGCCGCCTCAACCGGCTGCGCGGCCGCACGGTCGTCCTCGTCCTCCACGACCTGAACCAGGCGGCCCGGTACGCCGACCACCTGATCGCGATGAAGGCGGGCCGGGTGGTGGCGGAGGGCCCGCCGGGCGAGATCGTGACGGAGGAGCTCGTACGGGACGTCTTCGGGCTGGCGTCGGTCGTGGTCCCGGACCCGGTGACGGGGTCGCCGCTGGTGGTGCCGGGGGCGCCGTGGCACGCGGACGACACGGAGACCGCGGTGGACGCGGAGATCTCCGCGGGGTGA
- a CDS encoding copper homeostasis protein CutC, translating into MSNRAVLEVIALDEEDAVAAQTGGADRLELVTDMAADGLTPSLAGFAAIRAAVDIPLRVMLRLTDGFAAGDVDSLVGRALELRAAGADEFVLGFLTPDGEPDLVAVERLIAVLDGARWTFHRAIDRAADRDGLRKRLADLPGLDTYLTAGAATGVDDGLATLKAESARAGEPGYEAQILVGGGLRLDHLPGLRAAGLDAFHIGGAARPQGWAAPVSADAVRTWREALDA; encoded by the coding sequence ATGAGCAACCGTGCAGTCCTTGAGGTGATCGCCCTCGACGAGGAAGACGCGGTCGCTGCCCAGACCGGTGGAGCCGACCGGCTCGAACTCGTCACCGACATGGCGGCGGACGGACTCACCCCGTCCCTGGCCGGTTTCGCCGCCATCCGCGCCGCCGTCGACATCCCGCTGCGCGTGATGCTCCGCCTCACCGACGGCTTCGCGGCCGGTGACGTCGACTCACTGGTCGGGCGTGCCCTGGAACTGCGCGCGGCGGGCGCCGACGAGTTCGTCCTCGGCTTCCTCACCCCCGACGGCGAGCCCGACCTGGTGGCCGTCGAGCGGCTCATCGCCGTCCTCGACGGCGCCCGCTGGACCTTCCACCGGGCGATCGACCGCGCCGCCGACCGCGACGGACTGCGCAAGCGGCTCGCCGACCTGCCCGGCCTCGACACCTATCTGACGGCCGGCGCCGCCACCGGCGTCGACGACGGCCTGGCCACTCTCAAGGCCGAGAGCGCCCGCGCTGGCGAGCCCGGCTACGAGGCCCAGATCCTCGTCGGCGGCGGCCTCCGCCTCGACCACCTCCCCGGACTGCGCGCGGCCGGCCTCGACGCCTTCCACATCGGCGGCGCCGCCCGCCCCCAGGGCTGGGCGGCCCCGGTCTCGGCGGACGCGGTACGGACGTGGCGCGAGGCGCTGGACGCGTAG
- a CDS encoding HelD family protein codes for MPVSDDPLARERAHLTSSRAALRAMREDVEALDIKDVTANWVNAVVLGRQIEDRIKALADLSHTPLFFGRLDYLHTTQEGQRFYIGRRHVHDADGDPMVIDWRAPVSQPYYQASKKDPQDVGLRRRFGYTGGELTAYEDEHLSDPEELEQTSRLLQAEIERPRVGPMRDIVATIQPEQDGIVRSDLSGTVCVQGGPGTGKTAVGLHRVAYLLYAHRERLARTGTLVIGPNRSFLHYIEQVLPALGELEVKQATVDDLVGGRVEVRGTDEAATAVVKGDARMAELLRRAVRSHAALPKESLMVVRGSRRWRVPAYELEEIVQELMDRDIRYGAAREALPQRIAHAVLVRMEQAGEAPDDRVQNAVARNTAVKAVVKECWPLVEPAKLVLRLLGDAEFLAEHAEGLFTEDEQKLLLWAKPARSVKTAKWSAADAVLVDEAQDLVERTHSLGHVVLDEAQDLSPMQYRAVGRRCTTGSATILGDLAQGTTPWATASWAEALGHLGKPEAVVEELTAGFRVPREVIAYASRLLPHMSPGLAAVESVRENPGSLDVRHTDALDQDVVAACVETLAHEGSIGLIAADARIAPLAEALTAAGLAYLSPGEETTAESRLTLVPASLAKGLEYDYVVLDEPAAVVDGEPDERTGLRRLYVALTRAVSGLTILHSAPLPHQLEPA; via the coding sequence GTGCCCGTGTCCGACGATCCCCTCGCGCGCGAACGCGCCCATCTGACCTCGTCCCGCGCCGCACTGCGCGCGATGCGCGAGGACGTGGAGGCGCTCGACATCAAGGACGTCACCGCGAACTGGGTCAACGCGGTGGTGCTCGGGCGGCAGATCGAGGACCGCATCAAGGCGCTGGCCGACCTGTCCCACACGCCGCTGTTCTTCGGGCGGCTCGACTACCTGCACACCACGCAGGAAGGGCAGCGGTTCTACATCGGGCGGCGGCACGTCCACGACGCCGACGGCGACCCGATGGTGATCGACTGGCGTGCGCCGGTCTCGCAGCCGTACTACCAGGCCTCGAAGAAGGACCCGCAGGACGTCGGACTGCGCCGGCGCTTCGGCTACACGGGCGGCGAGCTCACCGCGTACGAGGACGAGCACCTCTCCGACCCCGAGGAGCTGGAGCAGACCAGCCGACTGCTCCAGGCGGAGATCGAACGGCCGCGTGTCGGTCCGATGCGGGACATCGTCGCGACGATCCAGCCCGAGCAGGACGGGATCGTCCGGTCGGATCTCTCCGGGACCGTGTGCGTCCAGGGAGGGCCCGGGACCGGTAAGACGGCCGTCGGTCTGCACCGTGTCGCCTATCTGCTGTACGCGCACCGGGAGCGGCTCGCCCGTACCGGGACGCTCGTCATCGGGCCGAACCGGTCCTTCCTCCACTACATCGAGCAAGTCCTTCCCGCGCTCGGCGAGTTGGAGGTGAAGCAGGCCACCGTCGACGATCTCGTCGGCGGCCGGGTCGAGGTGCGGGGCACGGACGAGGCCGCGACCGCCGTCGTCAAGGGTGACGCCCGGATGGCGGAGCTGCTGCGGCGCGCGGTGCGTTCGCACGCGGCGCTGCCGAAGGAGTCCCTGATGGTGGTGCGCGGCTCGCGCCGCTGGCGGGTGCCCGCGTACGAACTGGAGGAGATCGTCCAGGAGTTGATGGACCGTGACATCCGGTACGGGGCCGCCCGTGAGGCGCTGCCGCAGCGCATCGCGCACGCCGTCCTGGTCCGGATGGAGCAGGCGGGCGAGGCACCCGACGACCGGGTGCAGAACGCGGTCGCGCGGAACACGGCGGTGAAGGCCGTCGTGAAGGAGTGCTGGCCGCTGGTGGAGCCCGCGAAGCTGGTGCTCCGGCTGCTCGGCGACGCGGAGTTCCTCGCGGAGCACGCCGAGGGGCTGTTCACCGAGGACGAGCAGAAGCTGCTGCTGTGGGCGAAGCCCGCGCGGAGCGTGAAGACGGCGAAGTGGTCGGCGGCGGACGCGGTCCTCGTCGACGAGGCCCAGGACCTGGTGGAGCGGACGCACTCGCTCGGCCATGTCGTCCTCGACGAGGCGCAGGACCTGTCCCCGATGCAGTACCGGGCGGTGGGCCGGCGCTGCACGACCGGCTCGGCGACGATCCTCGGCGACCTGGCGCAGGGCACGACGCCGTGGGCGACGGCGAGCTGGGCGGAGGCCCTCGGGCATCTGGGGAAGCCGGAGGCGGTGGTGGAGGAGCTGACCGCCGGTTTCCGTGTGCCGCGTGAGGTCATCGCGTACGCCTCGCGGCTCCTGCCGCACATGTCGCCGGGGCTCGCGGCGGTGGAGTCGGTGCGTGAGAACCCCGGTTCGCTCGACGTACGCCACACGGACGCGCTCGACCAGGACGTCGTCGCGGCCTGTGTCGAGACGCTCGCCCACGAGGGTTCCATCGGCCTGATCGCCGCCGACGCGCGGATCGCGCCGCTGGCGGAGGCGCTGACGGCGGCCGGTCTCGCGTACCTCTCCCCCGGCGAGGAGACCACGGCCGAGTCCCGGCTGACCCTGGTCCCGGCCTCGCTCGCGAAGGGCCTGGAGTACGACTACGTCGTCCTGGACGAGCCGGCGGCGGTCGTCGACGGCGAGCCCGACGAGCGGACCGGCCTGCGACGGCTGTACGTGGCGCTGACCCGCGCCGTTTCCGGGCTGACGATTCTTCACTCGGCGCCCCTTCCCCACCAGTTGGAACCGGCGTGA
- a CDS encoding dihydrofolate reductase family protein gives MRTLISSAFVSLDGVVEAPGGEPGYRNSGWTFKEMDFVPEAYALKGQEQEEAGAMLLGRASYEAFSAVWPDMEDFARYKTLPKYVVSTTLTEDDLVDNWGEITILRSLDEVAALKETEGGPIIMHGSASLNRALSDAGLIDRYHLLVFPLLLGAGKRLFSETDKDTQKLTLVEHEAYSNGIQKNVFDVVR, from the coding sequence ATGCGCACCCTGATCAGCTCTGCCTTCGTCTCGCTCGACGGTGTCGTGGAGGCCCCCGGCGGCGAGCCCGGTTACCGGAACTCGGGCTGGACCTTCAAGGAGATGGACTTCGTCCCGGAGGCGTACGCGCTCAAGGGCCAGGAGCAGGAGGAGGCCGGCGCGATGCTCCTCGGCCGGGCGAGCTACGAGGCGTTCAGCGCCGTCTGGCCGGACATGGAGGACTTCGCCCGCTACAAGACGCTGCCGAAGTACGTGGTGTCCACGACCCTCACCGAGGACGACCTGGTGGACAACTGGGGCGAGATCACGATCCTGCGCTCGCTCGACGAGGTCGCCGCGCTGAAGGAGACCGAGGGCGGCCCGATCATCATGCACGGCAGCGCCTCGCTGAACCGGGCGCTGTCGGACGCCGGCCTGATCGACCGGTACCACCTGCTCGTCTTCCCGCTGCTGCTCGGGGCGGGCAAGCGGCTGTTCAGCGAGACGGACAAGGACACGCAGAAGCTGACGCTCGTCGAGCACGAGGCGTACTCCAACGGCATCCAGAAGAACGTGTTCGACGTCGTCCGCTAG
- a CDS encoding FecCD family ABC transporter permease, translating into MTTSLDGRPVKSAGVRPAGYGLVRAGSASFLVHRRSAAVTVGLLVLLAASSVAYLCVGERFVDPSEVVRILLGHASPSTFVVEELREPRLVVALAVGAAFGVAGALIQTVARNPLASPDIIGISQGAGAVTVAAMTFGLSSYTVLPYLSIAGGVVAAALVYVFAWRGGLHATRFVLIGIGFAIALRSLTTLFMTKGDFLVAQQAQIWMTGSLNGRGWDESAPIRWTLLLMLPAVLWAARAQRTVSLDDDTATALGVRLGRVRLGLVAVGVVLASVATGVAGPVDFVALLAPQIARRMTRTAQIPLLASALTGAAVVVLADLLGRRLLSPIELPVGVLTAAVGAPYLIWLIVRSRTAASAGGKA; encoded by the coding sequence ATGACCACCTCTCTCGACGGGCGCCCCGTGAAGTCCGCGGGCGTCCGGCCCGCCGGGTACGGACTCGTGCGCGCCGGAAGCGCCTCCTTCCTGGTCCACCGGCGGTCCGCCGCCGTCACCGTGGGCCTGCTGGTGCTCCTGGCGGCGTCCTCCGTCGCCTACCTCTGCGTCGGTGAGAGGTTCGTCGACCCGTCCGAGGTCGTACGGATCCTCCTCGGGCACGCGTCGCCCTCGACGTTCGTCGTGGAGGAGCTGCGGGAGCCCCGGCTCGTCGTCGCCCTCGCCGTCGGCGCCGCGTTCGGCGTCGCGGGCGCCCTGATCCAGACCGTGGCCCGCAACCCGCTGGCCAGCCCCGACATCATCGGCATCAGCCAGGGCGCCGGGGCGGTCACCGTCGCCGCGATGACCTTCGGGCTGAGCTCGTACACCGTGCTGCCGTACCTCTCGATCGCCGGCGGTGTCGTCGCCGCGGCGCTCGTGTACGTGTTCGCGTGGCGCGGCGGGCTGCACGCGACCCGGTTCGTCCTCATCGGCATCGGGTTCGCGATCGCCCTGCGGTCGCTCACCACCCTCTTCATGACCAAGGGCGACTTCCTCGTCGCCCAGCAGGCCCAGATCTGGATGACCGGCTCGCTCAACGGGCGCGGCTGGGACGAGTCCGCGCCGATCCGCTGGACGCTGCTGCTCATGCTGCCGGCCGTGCTGTGGGCGGCCCGCGCCCAGCGGACCGTGTCCCTCGACGACGACACGGCGACGGCACTCGGCGTACGGCTCGGGCGGGTCCGGCTGGGGCTCGTCGCGGTGGGTGTCGTGCTCGCGTCCGTGGCGACGGGGGTTGCCGGCCCGGTCGACTTCGTGGCGCTGCTCGCGCCGCAGATCGCCCGCCGGATGACCCGTACCGCGCAGATCCCGCTGCTCGCCTCGGCGCTGACCGGCGCCGCGGTGGTCGTGCTCGCCGACCTGCTCGGCCGGCGGCTCCTGTCGCCGATCGAGCTTCCGGTGGGCGTCCTCACGGCGGCCGTCGGAGCCCCGTACCTGATCTGGCTCATCGTCCGGAGCCGTACCGCAGCATCCGCAGGAGGCAAGGCGTGA